Proteins encoded together in one Synechococcus sp. A15-62 window:
- a CDS encoding fatty acid desaturase has protein sequence MAFATATRPANPAPEDSAESISYPSKAELLSALPAELSKLSPAKSWASLAMSAGLSLLAIGLGTLIPLSAAATPVWLLYGVITGTIAMGCWVIAHECGHHAFHPNRRIEGVVGFVLHSILLVPYYSWAHSHAVHHAHCNHLEQGETHVPPRATSPMGRTTEQLKQRLNPTVFGIISLFNHLVIGWQLYLFLGATGGEDYDSPTSHFWNRKRNFNGKRRLFPQSFGKWMLRSNLGLLAMVALLIIASVQFSLLRVLCVYGLPYLVINMWLTTYTWLQHTNADIPHFSNETWTWSKGALQTVDRPYGPILNLLHHGIGSTHVCHHVNSSIPHYNAWRGNQLLRQRFPELVRYDSTPIHKALWRIATRCGGAVYQNPSDRAFYY, from the coding sequence TTGGCATTTGCAACAGCGACCCGACCCGCAAATCCAGCCCCTGAAGACAGCGCTGAATCCATCTCCTACCCCAGCAAAGCTGAGTTGCTCAGTGCCCTGCCAGCAGAGCTCTCCAAGCTGAGCCCAGCGAAGTCGTGGGCGAGCTTGGCCATGTCTGCAGGCCTTTCGCTGCTGGCCATCGGACTGGGAACACTTATTCCGCTCTCTGCAGCCGCCACCCCCGTCTGGCTCCTCTACGGAGTGATCACCGGCACCATCGCGATGGGCTGCTGGGTGATCGCCCATGAATGCGGCCATCACGCCTTCCACCCCAACCGCCGGATTGAAGGCGTTGTGGGTTTTGTACTGCACAGCATTTTGCTGGTGCCGTATTACAGCTGGGCCCACAGCCACGCGGTGCACCACGCCCACTGCAATCACCTGGAACAGGGAGAAACCCATGTTCCGCCGCGGGCAACATCACCGATGGGCCGAACCACCGAACAGCTCAAGCAGAGGTTGAATCCCACCGTCTTCGGAATCATTTCTCTGTTCAATCACCTCGTGATTGGCTGGCAGCTTTATCTCTTCCTGGGCGCCACCGGCGGCGAAGACTACGACTCCCCCACCTCCCATTTTTGGAATCGTAAGCGCAATTTCAACGGCAAACGCCGCCTTTTCCCGCAGTCATTCGGCAAATGGATGCTGCGATCCAATCTGGGATTGCTTGCCATGGTTGCCCTGTTGATCATCGCCTCCGTGCAGTTTTCCCTGCTCCGTGTGCTTTGCGTCTACGGACTGCCCTACCTGGTGATCAACATGTGGCTGACCACCTACACCTGGCTGCAGCACACCAACGCCGACATCCCTCACTTCTCCAACGAAACCTGGACTTGGTCGAAGGGAGCCCTGCAAACGGTTGATCGTCCCTACGGGCCCATCCTCAACCTGCTGCACCATGGAATCGGCTCAACCCACGTGTGCCATCACGTCAATTCATCGATTCCGCACTACAACGCCTGGCGTGGCAACCAACTGCTGAGGCAGAGGTTCCCTGAGCTGGTGCGCTACGACTCCACACCGATCCACAAAGCGCTGTGGAGGATTGCCACACGCTGCGGTGGTGCTGTGTATCAGAACCCAAGCGATCGGGCCTTCTATTACTGA
- a CDS encoding alpha/beta fold hydrolase, with amino-acid sequence MGRGVDNPQLRERLGVPSFEQRWPWIGGDLQTLRDTLREVDLPHDQGVPIEIPVPALPSGAAAAGSLLALLDQPEGDPKGLVLLLHGLGGSSSREGLRRMGVALQAAGFAVLRLNLRGADPGRHLAGGTYAARCNSDLLPVIARARSLAAGRPLLGAGISLGGTMLLNAALASPGVLDGLFCASSPLDLAACSASIERPRNRVYQRWLLKRLVHQTLADPFGVNADEEAKLQATPPRSIREFDSAVTAPRWGFADVEAYYREASPLQHLVPACKAMPPTLLLQALDDPWVPASSAMDLAEALPPKAAIRTLFTLRGGHNGFHGRDGCWGDQLAAAWLRDVVAG; translated from the coding sequence ATGGGCCGCGGCGTGGATAACCCCCAGCTGCGGGAGCGGCTGGGGGTTCCGTCGTTTGAGCAGCGCTGGCCCTGGATCGGCGGCGACCTGCAAACCCTGCGCGACACCCTGCGCGAGGTGGATCTTCCCCACGATCAAGGGGTTCCGATTGAAATTCCCGTGCCAGCCCTGCCCAGTGGAGCGGCGGCTGCCGGGTCGTTGCTGGCCCTGCTCGATCAGCCGGAAGGGGACCCCAAGGGCTTGGTTTTGCTGCTTCATGGCCTGGGGGGATCCAGTTCCCGGGAGGGCCTGAGGCGGATGGGTGTGGCGCTTCAGGCCGCCGGTTTTGCGGTGCTGCGCCTCAACCTGCGCGGCGCTGATCCAGGTCGTCACCTTGCGGGTGGCACCTATGCAGCACGCTGCAACAGCGATCTGCTGCCGGTGATTGCTCGGGCCCGAAGCTTGGCGGCGGGTCGCCCACTGCTGGGGGCAGGCATTTCCCTGGGCGGCACGATGCTGCTCAATGCCGCTCTGGCTTCCCCCGGCGTGCTTGATGGCCTCTTCTGTGCGAGCAGTCCCTTGGATCTGGCCGCCTGCAGCGCCTCGATCGAGCGACCGCGCAATCGGGTCTACCAACGCTGGCTGCTCAAGCGGTTGGTGCATCAGACCCTCGCGGATCCCTTTGGGGTGAACGCCGACGAGGAAGCCAAGCTGCAGGCGACGCCCCCCCGTTCGATTCGTGAGTTCGACAGTGCCGTGACGGCTCCCCGCTGGGGGTTTGCGGATGTGGAGGCCTACTACCGCGAGGCTTCACCCCTGCAGCATCTGGTGCCTGCCTGCAAAGCGATGCCACCCACCTTGCTGCTGCAGGCCCTGGATGATCCCTGGGTTCCTGCCTCCTCTGCAATGGATCTGGCAGAGGCGCTGCCGCCGAAGGCTGCGATTCGCACCTTGTTCACGCTACGGGGAGGGCACAACGGCTTCCATGGCCGTGACGGCTGCTGGGGCGACCAGCTGGCGGCGGCCTGGCTCAGGGACGTTGTTGCTGGCTAA
- a CDS encoding NAD(P)(+) transhydrogenase (Re/Si-specific) subunit beta has product MSDLLKYAIELVAVLLLALGIKGLSKVRSARGANQLAAVAMGLAVLGLLINYLGTSGISIAAWTWIIAGTLVGGVLGAITAQRVPMTSMPETVALFNGCGGMSSLLVALAAALYPAALDAAGPVAVVSIVVSVFVGAITFTGSIVAMAKLQGWLSTPAWMQSKARHAVNIALAVASLVGAVEMLRNADSSTGLWLLVVASGLLGIGVTLPIGGADMPVVISLLNSYSGVAAAAAGFVVGSQLLIVAGAMVGAAGLILTQVMCNGMNRSLVSVLFGGALGATSAAGGGGGEYTNITSCSVEECALTLEAAERVVIVPGYGLAVAQAQHTLREVTRVLESAGIDVAYAIHPVAGRMPGHMNVLLAEADVPYEQLQEMDQINPEFPATDVVLVLGANDVVNPQAKNDPNSPLYGMPVLDVQDARTVFVVKRGMSAGYSGIKNDLFELANTSMLFGDAKKVLGDLLVELKDLGLGKK; this is encoded by the coding sequence ATGTCTGACCTTCTCAAATACGCGATCGAGCTGGTTGCGGTTCTGCTGCTGGCTCTCGGCATCAAGGGTCTCTCCAAGGTGCGTTCCGCCAGGGGCGCCAACCAGCTGGCCGCTGTGGCCATGGGCCTTGCGGTGCTGGGTCTGCTGATCAACTACCTCGGCACCAGCGGCATCAGCATCGCCGCCTGGACTTGGATCATCGCCGGAACGTTGGTGGGTGGTGTGCTCGGCGCCATCACCGCCCAGCGGGTGCCGATGACCTCGATGCCGGAGACGGTCGCCCTCTTCAACGGCTGCGGTGGCATGTCGTCACTGCTGGTGGCTCTGGCAGCTGCGCTGTACCCGGCTGCCCTCGATGCGGCAGGCCCCGTGGCCGTGGTGTCGATCGTTGTTTCCGTGTTCGTGGGTGCGATCACCTTCACTGGTTCGATCGTGGCCATGGCCAAGCTGCAGGGTTGGCTGTCCACGCCGGCCTGGATGCAGAGCAAGGCGCGCCATGCCGTGAACATTGCGCTGGCGGTGGCATCCCTGGTGGGTGCCGTTGAGATGCTGCGCAACGCTGATTCGAGCACGGGCCTCTGGCTGCTGGTGGTGGCCTCCGGCCTGCTGGGAATCGGGGTGACGCTGCCGATCGGCGGCGCCGACATGCCTGTGGTGATCTCCCTGCTGAACAGCTATTCCGGTGTGGCTGCTGCCGCTGCCGGTTTCGTGGTGGGCAGCCAGCTGCTGATTGTTGCCGGCGCCATGGTTGGTGCTGCTGGCCTGATCCTCACCCAGGTGATGTGCAACGGCATGAACCGTTCCCTGGTGTCTGTGCTGTTCGGTGGCGCCCTGGGTGCCACGAGCGCTGCAGGCGGTGGCGGCGGTGAATACACCAACATCACTAGCTGCAGTGTTGAGGAATGCGCCCTCACCCTCGAGGCCGCTGAACGGGTGGTGATCGTTCCTGGCTATGGCTTGGCCGTGGCTCAGGCGCAACACACCCTCAGGGAAGTTACCCGGGTGCTGGAGAGTGCTGGCATCGATGTGGCCTATGCCATTCACCCGGTGGCCGGTCGTATGCCGGGTCACATGAATGTGCTTCTGGCTGAGGCCGATGTGCCCTACGAGCAGCTTCAGGAGATGGATCAGATCAATCCCGAGTTCCCCGCCACCGACGTGGTGCTGGTGCTGGGTGCCAATGATGTGGTCAATCCCCAGGCCAAGAACGACCCCAATTCGCCGCTCTACGGCATGCCCGTTCTGGATGTGCAGGACGCCCGCACGGTGTTCGTAGTGAAACGGGGCATGAGCGCTGGCTACTCCGGCATCAAGAACGATCTGTTCGAGCTGGCCAACACCTCGATGCTGTTCGGCGATGCCAAGAAGGTGCTCGGCGACCTCCTGGTGGAACTCAAGGATCTGGGCCTGGGCAAGAAGTGA
- a CDS encoding NAD(P) transhydrogenase subunit alpha produces the protein MFVEFLWVLLLGSLLGLELIGKVPPTLHTPLMSGANAISGITVLAALTAIIKAGDNTVLLLLGSVSLGFALFNVIGGFLVTDRMLAMFSRKPARKENR, from the coding sequence ATGTTTGTTGAATTCCTCTGGGTTCTCCTGCTTGGCAGCCTGCTTGGGCTGGAGCTGATCGGCAAGGTTCCCCCCACCCTGCACACTCCTTTGATGAGTGGTGCCAATGCCATCTCCGGCATCACCGTGTTGGCAGCGCTCACCGCCATCATCAAAGCCGGCGACAACACCGTGCTGTTGCTGCTCGGTTCCGTCTCGCTGGGCTTTGCCCTGTTCAACGTGATCGGGGGCTTCCTCGTGACCGATCGCATGCTGGCCATGTTCAGCCGCAAGCCTGCCCGCAAGGAGAACCGCTGA
- a CDS encoding Re/Si-specific NAD(P)(+) transhydrogenase subunit alpha — MPRLLIPVESTPGENRVAATPDTVKKFVSLGCSVAVERGAGTPSGYLDEAYAEQGADLIGTGDSSAWSQADVLLCVQSPSAATLARLRQGALVVGLLSPYANEELTAALQRSGLSAMALELLPRISRAQSADALSSQANIAGYKSVLLASAALDRYFPMLMTAAGTVQPAKVVILGAGVAGLQAVATARRLGAVVYVSDIRPAVKEQVESLGARFIEPPEMEDKPSESGGYAKQASDAFLAAQRQQLSDQLAEADVAICTAQVPGRRAPRLISEDMLDRMRPGAVVVDLAVAQGGNCADTVPGQTVDRKGVKLIGGNDLPCSVPNHASALYARNLVALLEPTLKDGVLSLDPEDELIAGCLIAQDGTIRRGDVLTPGAN; from the coding sequence TTGCCCAGACTTCTTATACCGGTGGAGTCGACGCCGGGAGAAAACCGCGTCGCGGCAACACCGGACACGGTCAAGAAATTTGTTTCGTTGGGCTGCAGCGTCGCAGTCGAACGCGGAGCCGGTACCCCCTCCGGATACCTCGATGAGGCCTACGCCGAGCAGGGCGCGGATCTCATTGGGACGGGAGATTCGTCGGCGTGGAGTCAGGCCGACGTTCTCCTCTGTGTTCAGTCTCCGAGCGCAGCCACCCTGGCCCGCCTGCGCCAGGGAGCGCTGGTGGTGGGTCTGCTGTCCCCTTATGCCAACGAAGAGCTGACGGCCGCCCTGCAGCGCAGCGGGCTTTCAGCCATGGCGCTCGAGCTGCTGCCCCGGATCAGCCGGGCCCAGTCTGCTGATGCGCTCTCCTCCCAGGCCAACATCGCCGGATACAAGTCGGTGCTGCTGGCCTCCGCCGCGCTGGACCGTTACTTCCCGATGCTGATGACGGCAGCGGGCACCGTTCAGCCGGCCAAGGTGGTGATTCTTGGAGCCGGTGTGGCCGGCCTTCAGGCCGTGGCCACAGCACGTCGTCTGGGTGCTGTGGTGTACGTCAGTGACATCAGACCTGCCGTGAAGGAGCAGGTGGAATCGCTTGGAGCCCGCTTCATTGAGCCCCCCGAGATGGAGGACAAGCCTTCGGAATCCGGTGGCTATGCCAAACAGGCCTCCGACGCTTTCCTGGCGGCCCAGCGTCAGCAGCTGTCGGATCAGCTGGCGGAGGCCGACGTGGCCATCTGCACCGCCCAGGTGCCGGGCCGCCGCGCTCCGCGTCTGATCAGCGAAGACATGCTCGATCGGATGCGCCCCGGTGCGGTGGTGGTGGATCTGGCCGTGGCCCAGGGTGGCAACTGTGCCGACACCGTTCCTGGTCAGACCGTGGATCGCAAGGGTGTGAAGCTGATCGGTGGTAATGACCTGCCCTGCAGCGTTCCCAATCACGCCAGTGCGCTCTACGCCCGCAACCTCGTGGCTCTGCTGGAGCCCACCTTGAAGGATGGCGTCCTCAGCCTTGATCCCGAGGATGAACTGATCGCCGGTTGTCTGATCGCCCAGGACGGCACCATCCGTCGTGGCGATGTTCTTACCCCAGGTGCCAACTGA
- a CDS encoding DEAD/DEAH box helicase: MLLRRLELEGSSRDLLVFAGPGAGKTLGALLGFRAMRDQGRLDHFLVFCHRTSILNQWKSAAARLGLRLEEWPCPPERSQDADGLLVTYQGAGRQREALGARFEQWGLSACMAIADEAHHLGVDPDEPDATAWGQTFLELTGSVRLRLGLTGTPFRADNLAFCAARRMRVRLDDGGWVEQIRPDLCVEPRGLIAAGDVRPLEFRFQDGWVEHSREGHPDRDVSPLSAEQRESWRARNLRRAIRLADSSSIGQQVLLRAQQKLNQLRERQPQAAGLVIARDISHAEAISRVLIDDGNRVELIHSQSPQATERLNAFQSGNADWLVSIDMCAEGFDAPRLRVVAYLTTVVTRSRFVQGITRAVRMTPELAAREAIPREASYVFAPADPLLMDYARSWSVAEPYVLRPQEPEVEDQQPGVGAWRGPSLPLEAVEDGAGAVIRLKTPELPAFLQR; this comes from the coding sequence CTGCTGCTGCGCAGGCTCGAGCTCGAGGGCAGCAGCCGCGACCTGCTGGTGTTTGCAGGCCCAGGGGCAGGCAAAACCCTCGGGGCGTTGCTGGGATTCCGCGCCATGCGCGATCAAGGCCGGCTGGACCATTTCCTGGTCTTCTGCCACCGAACCTCAATCCTCAATCAGTGGAAATCCGCCGCGGCGCGTCTTGGCTTGCGGCTGGAGGAGTGGCCTTGCCCGCCGGAGCGAAGCCAAGACGCTGATGGCTTGCTGGTGACCTATCAGGGGGCCGGTCGCCAGCGCGAGGCTCTGGGGGCACGGTTCGAGCAATGGGGCCTGAGCGCCTGCATGGCGATCGCCGATGAGGCCCACCATCTCGGCGTTGATCCCGACGAGCCGGATGCCACCGCCTGGGGGCAGACCTTTCTTGAGCTGACCGGCAGCGTGCGGCTGCGCCTGGGGCTCACGGGGACCCCCTTTCGTGCCGACAACCTGGCGTTCTGCGCCGCCCGGCGCATGCGGGTGCGGCTGGATGACGGCGGTTGGGTTGAGCAGATCCGACCGGATCTCTGCGTTGAGCCCAGGGGCTTAATCGCCGCAGGGGATGTGCGCCCCCTGGAGTTCCGTTTTCAGGACGGCTGGGTGGAACACAGCCGCGAAGGACACCCCGACCGCGACGTTTCCCCCCTCTCGGCTGAGCAACGGGAAAGCTGGCGCGCGCGCAACCTGCGTCGCGCCATCCGCCTGGCCGATAGCAGCAGCATTGGCCAGCAGGTTCTGCTGCGCGCCCAACAGAAACTGAATCAGTTGCGTGAGCGGCAGCCGCAGGCTGCTGGTCTTGTGATCGCCCGCGACATCAGCCACGCCGAAGCCATCAGCCGGGTGTTGATCGACGACGGCAACCGGGTGGAGTTAATCCATTCCCAGAGCCCCCAAGCAACGGAGCGCTTGAACGCCTTCCAAAGCGGTAACGCCGATTGGCTGGTGAGCATCGACATGTGCGCGGAGGGCTTTGATGCGCCACGTCTGCGGGTGGTGGCCTATCTGACCACCGTGGTGACCCGAAGCCGTTTCGTGCAGGGCATCACCCGGGCTGTGCGGATGACGCCCGAACTGGCCGCCCGTGAAGCCATTCCCAGAGAAGCCTCTTACGTGTTTGCTCCGGCAGACCCGCTGCTGATGGACTACGCCAGGTCATGGTCAGTGGCCGAGCCCTACGTGCTGCGGCCTCAGGAGCCGGAAGTCGAGGACCAGCAGCCAGGGGTTGGAGCCTGGCGCGGGCCGAGCCTTCCCCTGGAGGCGGTGGAGGATGGAGCCGGTGCTGTGATCCGGCTGAAAACGCCCGAATTGCCCGCTTTTTTGCAGCGCTGA